From a single Dysidea avara chromosome 14, odDysAvar1.4, whole genome shotgun sequence genomic region:
- the LOC136244044 gene encoding corepressor interacting with RBPJ 1-like: MVSKSRKRRQQQQRKYVEKQKETCNKVDQFEQQEDDTVESTMTWDQRKHEVNEKRRSKYWSSPSQRRAKSRYYCSAKSPIKERMRLAYHTNKPTISKQRREKYSQNPSPTQKRMRESYHSNPSPKRHKMRSSYSSKPSPVRQRIRKSYSSNPSPVRQRIRKSYSSNPSPVRQRIRTRYSSNPSPVRQRIRKSYSCNPSPVKQRMRKSYSCNPSPVKQRIRKSYSCNPSPVKQRMRKSYALHHSHIKQRMRKRYALDPSPVRQRMRTNYAVDPSPVRQRMRNAYRRNPSPKRHQVLSAYKRYPKPWIKRILAKYHLNPLAVKHRALSSYYANIDQSMHQA; encoded by the coding sequence ATGGTAAGCAAGAGCAGGAAACGTCGTCAGCAGCAACAAAGAAAGTATGTAGAGAAACAGAAGGAAACCTGTAACAAGGTAGATCAATTTGAGCAACAAGAAGATGATACTGTGGAGAGCACCATGACTTGGGATCAACGGAAACATGAAGTGAATGAGAAGAGACGATCCAAGTATTGGAGTTCCCCCAGTCAGAGAAGAGCTAAATCTAGGTACTATTGTAGTGCAAAGTCTCCTATAAAGGAGCGTATGCGGCTAGCATATCATACCAATAAGCCGACAATCAGTAAACAACGCAGAGAAAAATATTCCCAAAACCCTTCTCCTACACAGAAAAGGATGCGTGAAAGTTATCATTCTAACCCTTCACCAAAAAGACATAAAATGCGCAGTAGTTACTCTTCTAAGCCTTCACCAGTTAGGCAAAGGATCCGTAAAAGCTATTCCTCTAATCCTTCACCAGTGAGGCAAAGGATCCGTAAAAGCTATTCCTCTAATCCTTCACCAGTGAGGCAAAGGATCCGTACAAGGTATTCCTCTAATCCTTCACCGGTGAGGCAAAGGATCCGTAAAAGCTATTCCTGTAATCCTTCACCAGTAAAGCAAAGGATGCGTAAAAGCTATTCCTGTAATCCTTCACCAGTAAAGCAAAGGATACGTAAAAGCTATTCCTGTAATCCTTCACCAGTAAAGCAACGGATGCGTAAAAGCTATGCTTTACATCATTCACATATAAAGCAAAGGATGCGCAAACGCTATGCTTTAGATCCTTCACCAGTGAGACAAAGAATGCGTACAAATTATGCTGTAGATCCCTCACCAGTGAGGCAAAGGATGCGTAATGCCTATAGACGTAATCCCTCTCCTAAACGACATCAAGTGCTCAGTGCATATAAACGCTATCCAAAGCCATGGATCAAACGGATTTTGGCCAAATACCATCTAAATCCATTAGCTGTTAAACATCGTGCTTTATCGTCATATTATGCAAATATCGATCAGTCGATGCATCAGGCATGA
- the LOC136244045 gene encoding ATP-dependent DNA helicase PIF5-like: MRSLSHRECGALEACDTLLGIPLFVTDPNTTIRWVDVNMVRSRRLKEKSVIESMDRESCDIFFPSWVDSYYPNRPEQLENVHLHNFMSWFDFVRAEPIQLAIYYRFQDGFLKRRTRPYLINHYKYSVDQEAEKYYYALLLLFKPWRNSETLMGSSESYKSEFENCQEQLPDAVNYHNRLQQMQKQDEIVRDQIDRRRTEMEQEEDGSTDVVIQDPLLSAYTEAQGAMAEFEEAVANKDIIDVDSMIEKLNDDQRRVFDRVSSHLQAQNSSTVLNHPEPLRMFVSGCGGTGKSFLIKTLKAWIHSSLEKHAAITAPTGISAFNVNGLTIHRLLQLPVEHGKTPKYRSLSDEAIKIVREKLQHLVLLIVDEISMVSHVTLLYIHLRLTEIFNTGDIKNGWFGCKNILVFGDLLQLPPVFEQPVYTPLTSATVHKHTDSPGGVDIWQPLFEYDELVINMRQKDHHQFTELLGRVRLGKLTANDIKMLNQRKLSLRSASISGRMKEVVDVLLKLPEDTVCLLPTRSMCMEINAEVLSRLPGKEYKLVAEDSVDCSMKTAPKPQD, from the coding sequence ATGAGATCCTTGTCACACCGAGAGTGTGGTGCTTTGGAAGCATGTGACACACTTCTTGGTATTccactgtttgtaactgatccaAATACCACGATCCGGTGGGTTGATGTAAATATGGTGCGCAGTAGACGATTGAAAGAGAAGTCTGTGATAGAAAGCATGGATAGAGAGTCATGTGACATATTTTTTCCTTCTTGGGTAGACTCATATTACCCCAACAGACCAGAGCAGTTGGAAAATGTGCACCTTCACAACTTTATGTCTTGGTTTGATTTTGTTCGAGCAGAACCAATTCAGTTAGCAATATACTATcgttttcaagatggctttttaAAAAGGAGAACACGGCCTTACTTGATTAATCATTACAAATACAGTGTGGATCAGGAAGCAGAGAAGTATTATTATGCATTGCTTCTTCTGTTCAAACCTTGGAGAAATAGTGAAACATTGATGGGTAGTAGTGAAAGCTACAAAAGTGAGTTTGAAAACTGTCAAGAGCAATTACCGGATGCTGTAAACTATCACAATCGACTACAGCAGATGCAGAAACAAGATGAAATTGTCAGGGACCAGATTGATAGGCGACGAACAGAAATGGAACAAGAAGAGGATGGCTCTACAGATGTTGTTATCCAAGATCCACTTCTCAGTGCTTATACTGAAGCCCAGGGTGCTATGGCCGAGTTTGAGGAAGCAGTGGCTAACAAGGACATTATTGATGTGGACTCCATGATTGAAAAGTTAAATGATGATCAAAGAAGAGTGTTTGATAGAGTAAGCTCTCACCTCCAAGCCCAAAATTCTTCCACAGTACTAAATCATCCAGAACCACTACGTATGTTTGTTAGTGGTTGTGGTGGTACAGGGAAAAGTTTCCTAATAAAAACTTTGAAAGCATGGATCCATTCCTCATTGGAAAAGCATGCTGCTATCACAGCACCTACAGGAATTTCGGCATTTAATGTGAATGGCCTAACGATCCATCGCCTACTACAGTTGCCTGTAGAGCATGGCAAGACGCCTAAATATCGTTCCCTATCAGATGAAGCAATAAAAATTGTCAGAGAGAAGTTACAACATTTGGTGCTTTTAATCGTAGATGAAATATCAATGGTCAGCCATGTCACCCTACTCTATATTCATCTAAGGCTGACAGAAATATTTAACACAGGTGACATAAAAAATGGTTGGTTTGGCTGCAAGAATATTTTAGTGTTTGGTGATTTGTTACAGCTACCACCAGTCTTTGAGCAGCCTGTGTATACCCCACTTACTAGTGCTACTGTTCATAAGCATACTGACTCTCCAGGTGGTGTGGACATTTGGCAGCCACTCTTTGAATACGATGAGCTAGTTATCAACATGCGGCAAAAAGATCATCACCAGTTTACAGAATTGTTGGGAAGAGTTAGACTGGGAAAACTTACTGCAAATGATATTAAAATGCTTAATCAGCGCAAGTTATCCCTTAGGAGTGCTTCTATTAGTGGGAGGATGAAAGAAGTGGTAGATGTGCTCCTAAAACTACCAGAAGACACTGTTTGTTTACTGCCTACCAGGAGCATGTGTATGGAGATAAATGCTGAAGTGTTAAGCCGTCTACCAGGTAAAGAGTACAAACTAGTTGCAGAAGACAGCGTGGACTGTTCAATGAAGACTGCACCCAAACCGCAGGATTAG
- the LOC136244500 gene encoding uncharacterized protein, which yields MLRCNIDVSRGLVNGAIGTVQSIRHSIDQANKVESLTIKFHNNEEEHLLKRVSTKFEVFSGAFVIRSQFPITAASAITIHKSQGLTLKHVVTDIGNTVFTCGQAYVALSRVTSLDGLHLINFDPRSVKALDSAILEYNRLRIQYRPTLERFSVTKQRSKKVDDIQWCTIPWTSAVQRPAAQAVTFKRKGFVNKDGVSSFANSVMQCVLFSPVVRKVILDGHDGAIKNLCRQYVNNADTPLDCTELRQELGSPFDGSFSQDALKFLILIMVTSFEVHLPMHHTVNVHTRCRHCGRKDVGTCDENVVELRFPESCKSIKFDDLMKFSLGWMESDSTCKDCHGIEEVRKDIIKVGSVLVFRMNVCQLIKGKTCPRKTSVTAVSSSTFVIDGRKYKLMAAVSEVATSSRPGYEYKAILSISGKWLHCTDLTMSTENWPRGSKGVYLLFYHAVSSVPTQKEAVNHSKQPIKHVKAPASVKPPTAGTTIDLAAVNSTRDNSESLKSTSPGIDAPTETAATPVKNTTRRYAEFKTSGPSRASVADRSFKSCVPFKNPDGVSCYANSVLQSLLQHSALRSAFIASRYTVLRDLSNSYNYPSRDEVLSCRQVRRMIGAPFSEQRQQDASEFLVNLSMYCRTIENCLKLFIRTRIRCTNCPYSSCSDVGNVLLLLTIPEGPSMNVTLSSMFARMESWEVLEGSHCTTCSVEGAVYESSRKLVTASELIVVQLKLYSYRGGVAHKVNASVDDVARFTLTVEGRQYRVKNIISHYGPSATSGHYTSCHKQDRGWVMANDTNLTRLDSPMTDKDIYIFFAKD from the coding sequence ATGTTGCGCTGTAACATTGATGTTTCTCGGGGTCTAGTGAATggtgctattgggacagtacaGTCCATTCGGCATAGTATTGATCAAGCCAATAAGGTAGAATCACTGACTATAAAATTCCACAATAATGAGGAAGAACATTTATTAAAAAGAGTAAGTACCAAGTTTGAAGTATTCAGTGGAGCCTTTGTAATTAGATCACAATTTCCTATCACTGCTGCAAGTGCCATCACCATCCACAAGAGTCAAGGGCTCACACTGAAGCATGTAGTTACAGACATAGGAAACACTGTGTTTACATGTGGACAGGCATATGTGGCTTTATCTAGGGTAACATCACTTGATGGTCTACATTTGATAAATTTTGATCCTAGGTCTGTCAAGGCCCTTGATTCAGCAATACTGGAATACAACAGGTTGAGAATACAATACCGGCCAACTCTTGAAAGATTTTCTGTCACTAAACAAAGATCCAAGAAAGTAGATGATATTCAGTGGTGCACGATTCCATGGACATCTGCGGTTCAGCGACCAGCAGCACAAGCTGTCACATTTAAAAGGAAAGGGTTTGTAAATAAAGATGGTGTGTCAAGTTTTGCAAACTCAGTGATGCAGTGTGTCCTGTTTTCTCCAGTTGTACGCAAGGTGATCTTGGATGGACATGATGGAGCTATTAAAAATTTGTGCAGACAATATGTAAACAATGCTGATACCCCTCTGGATTGCACAGAGTTACGTCAAGAGCTAGGCAGTCCATTTGATGGATCTTTTTCTCAAGATGCTTTGAAGTTTTTGATTTTAATCATGGTGACTTCCTTTGAAGTACACTTACCAATGCATCATACAGTTAATGTGCATACCAGATGTCGACATTGTGGTAGAAAAGATGTGGGCACTTGTGACGAGAATGTTGTAGAATTACGCTTTCCAGAATCATGTAAAAGTATAAAATTTGATGATCTAATGAAATTTTCTTTAGGGTGGATGGAATCTGATAGTACATGCAAGGACTGCCATGGCATTGAAGAAGTTCGCAAGGACATTATCAAAGTAGGCAGTGTGCTAGTGTTTAGAATGAATGTATGCCAATTAATAAAAGGTAAAACTTGTCCTCGAAAGACTAGTGTCACTGCAGTATCAAGTAGTACATTTGTGATAGATGGTCGAAAGTACAAGCTAATGGCAGCAGTTAGTGAAGTGGCCACTTCATCACGACCTGGATACGAATACAAAGCTATACTTTCAATAAGTGGAAAATGGTTGCATTGCACTGATCTTACCATGAGCACAGAAAATTGGCCACGTGGTTCAAAGGGTGTGTATTTATTGTTTTATCATGCTGTGTCTTCTGTGCCAACTCAGAAAGAAGCAGTCAACCATAGTAAACAGCCTATTAAACATGTAAAAGCCCCTGCATCTGTGAAGCCACCTACAGCAGGTACAACAATCGATTTGGCAGCTGTAAATAGCACCAGAGATAATAGTGAAAGTCTTAAATCCACATCCCCTGGTATAGATGCACCAACTGAGACTGCAGCAACTCCTGTAAAGAATACTACCAGGAGATATGCTGAATTCAAAACCTCAGGACCATCTAGAGCAAGTGTAGCTGATAGGTCATTTAAAAGTTGTGTGCCTTTCAAAAATCCTGATGGTGTATCGTGTTATGCTAATTCAGTGTTACAGTCTCTCTTGCAGCACAGTGCTCTCAGAAGTGCATTCATTGCCAGTAGGTACACAGTTCTACGAGACTTATCCAACTCATACAATTATCCATCCAGAGATGAAGTACTTTCTTGTAGACAAGTACGCCGAATGATCGGAGCACCATTTTCTGAGCAAAGGCAGCAAGATGCATCAGAATTTTTGGTTAATTTATCTATGTATTGCAGAACAATAGAGAACTGCTTGAAACTGTTCATAAGAACTAGGATACGATGTACCAATTGCCCATACTCATCGTGTAGTGATGTTGGCAATGTGTTACTGCTTCTTACCATTCCTGAAGGGCCATCAATGAATGTTACATTAAGTAGTATGTTTGCTAGGATGGAAAGTTGGGAAGTACTAGAAGGTTCACACTGTACCACTTGCAGTGTTGAAGGTGCTGTGTATGAGTCAAGTCGAAAACTAGTAACAGCTAGTGAGCTAATTGTAGTGCAACTCAAACTGTACAGTTATAGAGGAGGTGTTGCACATAAAGTAAATGCGTCTGTGGATGATGTTGCACGTTTTACACTGACAGTGGAGGGTAGGCAGTACAGAGTGAAAAATATTATTTCTCATTATGGACCCAGTGCTACCTCAGGGCACTACACTTCCTGTCACAAACAAGACAGAGGCTGGGTAATGGCTAATGATACGAATTTGACTAGACTGGATTCACCAATGACTGATAAAGACATTTATATTTTCTTTGCAAAGGATTGA